From the genome of Streptomyces sp. NBC_01116, one region includes:
- a CDS encoding cellulose-binding protein — MSDPSSPFGFELVRRGYDRGQVDDRITKLVADRDSALARITSLEKRIEELHLETQNAQAQVSDAEPSYAGLGARVEKILRLAEEEAKDLREEARRAAEQHRELAESAAQQVRNDAESFAAERKAKAEDEGVRIVEKAQGEANTLRTDAQKDAQQKREEADALFEETRAKAAQAAADFETNLAKRREQSERDLASRQAKAEKRLAEIEHRAEQLRLEAEKLRTDAERRARQTVETAQRQAEDIVADANAKADRIRSESERELAALTNRRDSINAQLTNVREMLATLTGAAVAAAGSPVEDESATRGVPAQQTR; from the coding sequence ATGAGTGACCCTTCCTCCCCCTTCGGCTTCGAGCTCGTGCGACGTGGCTACGACCGCGGTCAGGTGGACGACCGCATCACCAAGCTCGTCGCCGACCGTGACAGTGCCCTGGCCCGAATCACCTCTCTGGAAAAGCGCATCGAGGAGCTGCACCTCGAGACGCAGAACGCCCAGGCCCAGGTAAGCGACGCAGAGCCGTCGTACGCCGGTCTCGGAGCCCGTGTCGAGAAGATTCTCCGCCTCGCCGAGGAGGAGGCCAAGGACCTGCGCGAGGAGGCCCGTCGCGCGGCCGAGCAGCACCGGGAGCTCGCCGAGTCGGCGGCCCAGCAGGTGCGCAACGACGCCGAGTCGTTCGCCGCCGAGCGCAAGGCGAAGGCCGAGGACGAGGGCGTCCGGATCGTCGAGAAGGCCCAGGGCGAGGCGAACACGCTCCGCACCGACGCCCAGAAGGACGCCCAGCAGAAGCGCGAGGAGGCCGACGCCCTCTTCGAGGAGACCCGCGCCAAGGCCGCCCAGGCCGCGGCCGACTTCGAGACGAACCTCGCCAAGCGCCGCGAGCAGTCGGAGCGCGACCTCGCGTCCCGCCAGGCCAAGGCCGAGAAGCGTCTCGCCGAGATCGAGCACCGCGCCGAGCAGCTCCGCCTGGAGGCCGAGAAGCTCCGCACGGACGCCGAGCGCCGGGCCCGCCAGACGGTCGAGACCGCCCAGCGTCAGGCCGAGGACATCGTCGCCGACGCCAACGCCAAGGCCGACCGGATCCGCAGCGAATCGGAGCGCGAGCTGGCGGCGCTCACCAACCGCCGCGACTCGATCAACGCGCAGCTGACCAACGTCCGCGAGATGCTGGCGACGCTGACCGGCGCCGCCGTGGCCGCCGCCGGCTCCCCGGTGGAGGACGAGTCCGCCACCCGCGGCGTCCCGGCCCAGCAGACCCGCTGA